A region from the Pirellulaceae bacterium genome encodes:
- a CDS encoding phosphoadenylyl-sulfate reductase: MMTSTPTRSNGPPTAAQLAELEQQSNEFETASPAEIIAWTTKRFGAELTMGTAFGPEGMVIIHLLAEVAPQIHIFNLDTGYQFAETLQLRDLVAERYGIEVEMLQPEMTVKEYERHHGGPLYKTNPNQCCFDRKISLLNRATEGKAAWISAIRRDQSADRARTPIVGWDKKFNLIKVNPLANTTKSDIWKLITDNDIPYNPLHDKGFTSIGCQPCTRAVIFGEDERAGRWSGTAKTECGLHSLEDD, from the coding sequence ATGATGACCTCCACACCGACTCGCTCGAATGGCCCTCCTACTGCTGCGCAGCTAGCTGAGTTGGAGCAACAATCCAACGAATTCGAAACGGCTTCACCCGCAGAAATCATCGCCTGGACCACCAAACGTTTCGGCGCCGAATTGACGATGGGCACCGCGTTTGGGCCGGAGGGCATGGTCATCATCCATCTATTGGCGGAAGTCGCTCCCCAGATTCACATCTTCAATTTGGACACGGGTTATCAATTTGCGGAGACACTACAGTTGCGAGATTTGGTCGCCGAACGATATGGAATCGAAGTGGAAATGCTGCAACCGGAAATGACGGTTAAAGAGTACGAACGGCACCACGGCGGCCCTCTCTACAAGACAAATCCAAATCAATGCTGTTTTGATCGCAAGATCAGTCTGCTGAATCGGGCCACCGAAGGGAAAGCTGCGTGGATCAGCGCCATCCGGAGAGATCAAAGTGCAGATCGGGCGCGGACTCCGATCGTTGGTTGGGACAAGAAATTCAACCTCATCAAAGTGAATCCACTGGCAAATACCACGAAGTCCGACATCTGGAAACTGATCACGGACAACGACATCCCCTACAATCCGCTTCATGACAAGGGCTTCACGAGCATTGGCTGCCAACCCTGCACCCGAGCCGTAATTTTTGGCGAAGACGAGCGTGCCGGGCGTTGGAGTGGAACCGCAAAGACAGAGTGCGGGTTACATTCTCTCGAAGACGACTAG
- a CDS encoding segregation/condensation protein A, which translates to MPFRVDLDIFRGPVDLLLYLVRKHEVDIQNIPVAKITEQYLDHLAVLEQLDINAVGDFLEMASLLVEIKSKLVLPASDDDEEEELALDDPREELVTQLLQYKQYKDAASILEERGRNWSNCFTRLANDLPPRDINPAEQPIHEVELWDLVSALGRVIKANEVAQPKNIVYDDTPIHIYMETIHQKLCDDGQVAFTDMFQVGMHKSALIGVFLAVLELVRHHQVHAEQDGLHGEIYLLSGEAFGERIDLSNVDQYEGSEADDPNREEADPGSEEAESTSKPR; encoded by the coding sequence ATGCCGTTTCGTGTCGACCTAGACATTTTCCGCGGTCCCGTTGACCTCCTGCTCTACCTGGTGCGCAAACACGAGGTCGACATCCAGAATATCCCCGTCGCCAAAATAACTGAACAATATCTTGATCATCTAGCGGTGCTAGAACAGCTTGATATCAACGCTGTTGGCGATTTTCTAGAAATGGCCAGCTTGCTCGTCGAGATCAAATCAAAACTCGTGCTTCCCGCCAGTGACGACGACGAGGAAGAAGAATTGGCGCTGGATGACCCGCGAGAAGAATTGGTCACGCAATTGCTCCAATACAAACAGTACAAAGATGCCGCTAGCATCTTGGAAGAGCGTGGACGGAATTGGTCGAATTGTTTCACTCGACTTGCCAATGACCTGCCGCCTCGCGACATTAATCCAGCCGAGCAGCCGATTCACGAAGTTGAACTTTGGGATCTTGTCAGCGCACTGGGCCGAGTGATCAAAGCCAATGAAGTCGCACAGCCCAAAAACATCGTCTACGACGATACCCCCATCCATATCTACATGGAGACGATTCACCAAAAACTCTGTGATGATGGGCAAGTGGCCTTTACCGACATGTTCCAAGTTGGCATGCACAAGTCGGCATTGATCGGTGTGTTCCTAGCCGTCTTAGAGTTGGTGCGTCATCACCAAGTTCACGCAGAGCAAGACGGGTTGCATGGTGAGATCTACCTGTTGTCTGGCGAAGCATTTGGTGAGCGAATCGACTTGTCGAATGTCGATCAGTACGAGGGCTCCGAGGCCGATGATCCGAATCGCGAAGAGGCCGATCCGGGTAGCGAAGAGGCCGAATCGACAAGTAAACCTCGTTGA
- a CDS encoding rhamnulokinase — protein MSSSRTYLAIDLGASSGRGVAGQFNGQRLSLEEIHRFSNGPVQSNKRLYWDVLRLWSDVQAAMLAASQRFGDDIVSVGVDTWGVDFTLLGRNDELLGNPYHYRDPETAGILDHAFRTVSREEIFAATGLQFMEINTLFQLLAMRRAQSSLLDAAESLLMIPDFFHWLLTGEKANEFTDATTTQFLNPSSQDWSRDLLSRFDLPDSMLQSIIHPGTNLGALRPEIANATGLKSASVIVPGTHDTASAVMAVPAKGEVSNQPDWCYISSGTWSLMGVEVADPVISETCRELNFTNEGGVGGTIRLLKNITGLWLVQECQRVWARAGRKFDWNQLTQMAEEAQPLQGLINPDDAVFSAPDDMPVTIQEACARRGQPVPQDEGAIVRCALESLALCYRSVLGRLEQLTKGAIQKIHIVGGGTQNQQLCQMTANACNRLVLAGPVEATAIGNVMVQAIAAGDIESISQARQVISQSFPIAQYEPQNAAEWDNAYQRFVTLLDE, from the coding sequence ATGAGCAGTTCGAGAACCTATTTGGCGATCGATTTGGGCGCTTCCAGCGGTCGGGGTGTCGCGGGGCAATTCAACGGTCAGCGGCTCTCGCTCGAGGAAATCCATCGATTTTCCAATGGCCCGGTCCAATCCAACAAGCGGCTGTACTGGGACGTATTGCGACTTTGGTCCGACGTCCAAGCGGCAATGCTTGCAGCGTCGCAGCGGTTTGGTGATGACATCGTGAGTGTGGGTGTCGATACCTGGGGCGTTGACTTCACGTTGCTCGGTCGAAACGACGAATTGTTGGGAAATCCCTATCACTATCGTGATCCGGAAACGGCTGGCATTCTTGACCACGCTTTTCGAACGGTCAGTCGCGAGGAGATTTTTGCCGCGACCGGTTTGCAATTCATGGAAATCAACACACTTTTTCAATTGTTGGCCATGCGTCGAGCTCAGTCTTCCCTGCTCGATGCTGCTGAATCGCTCTTGATGATTCCGGACTTCTTTCATTGGTTATTAACGGGTGAAAAGGCGAACGAATTCACGGATGCCACTACCACTCAGTTTCTCAATCCCAGTTCCCAGGATTGGTCTCGAGATCTCTTGTCTCGTTTTGACTTGCCCGACTCGATGCTGCAATCGATCATTCATCCGGGAACCAACCTGGGAGCTTTGCGTCCTGAAATTGCCAACGCTACGGGTTTGAAATCAGCTTCGGTAATTGTTCCGGGCACCCATGACACGGCGAGTGCCGTAATGGCGGTGCCGGCGAAGGGAGAGGTTTCCAACCAGCCAGATTGGTGCTACATCAGCAGTGGCACTTGGTCTCTGATGGGTGTTGAAGTCGCCGATCCGGTCATCAGTGAAACCTGCCGTGAACTGAATTTCACCAATGAGGGTGGCGTTGGTGGAACGATTCGACTTCTCAAGAATATCACCGGCCTCTGGTTGGTTCAGGAATGTCAACGAGTCTGGGCGCGTGCTGGACGGAAATTCGATTGGAATCAGCTGACTCAGATGGCCGAAGAGGCGCAACCGTTACAAGGTCTGATTAACCCGGACGATGCGGTTTTTTCGGCACCCGATGACATGCCTGTCACGATTCAAGAAGCGTGTGCTCGCAGGGGTCAGCCGGTGCCCCAAGATGAAGGGGCCATTGTTCGTTGTGCGTTGGAAAGTCTGGCCCTCTGCTACCGTTCGGTGCTCGGTCGACTCGAACAGCTGACAAAAGGGGCGATCCAAAAGATTCACATTGTGGGTGGAGGGACGCAAAATCAGCAGCTTTGCCAAATGACTGCCAACGCCTGCAATCGCTTGGTTTTGGCCGGTCCCGTGGAAGCGACGGCAATTGGCAATGTGATGGTGCAAGCCATCGCGGCAGGTGACATCGAATCGATCAGTCAAGCACGACAGGTCATTTCTCAGAGCTTCCCTATCGCTCAGTACGAACCGCAAAACGCTGCCGAATGGGACAATGCTTACCAACGATTCGTGACACTTTTGGACGAATGA
- the ilvN gene encoding acetolactate synthase small subunit: protein MRHVLSAVVQNVPGVLAHISGMLASRGYNIDSLAVGETEDSQLSRMTFVVVGDDRVLEQIRKQLEKIVTVVKVVDVSAQDYVERDLMLLKVKALPGGKRSEIRELTQIFRGRIVDVGPDEVTIEISGRETKIEAFIDRMRPYGITELVRTGRIAMVRSASPRHTDTNAGPQLQDSSVRKFVKQK, encoded by the coding sequence ATGCGTCATGTCCTTTCGGCTGTCGTCCAAAATGTTCCCGGTGTGTTAGCACACATCTCGGGCATGCTAGCGTCGCGCGGCTACAACATCGATTCACTCGCCGTTGGTGAGACCGAAGATTCTCAGCTATCACGCATGACCTTTGTGGTTGTGGGTGATGATCGAGTGCTCGAGCAGATTCGCAAGCAACTCGAGAAAATCGTCACCGTGGTCAAAGTGGTTGATGTGAGTGCGCAGGACTACGTTGAACGTGATCTGATGTTGTTGAAGGTCAAGGCCCTGCCCGGTGGTAAGCGGAGCGAGATCCGCGAGCTCACTCAGATTTTTCGCGGACGAATTGTCGATGTCGGACCGGATGAAGTGACGATCGAGATTTCGGGTCGCGAGACGAAGATCGAAGCTTTCATCGATCGGATGCGACCGTACGGAATCACGGAACTCGTTCGCACGGGACGGATCGCTATGGTTCGCAGTGCTTCACCGCGACATACCGACACAAATGCCGGCCCGCAGCTACAGGACAGCTCGGTCCGTAAGTTCGTCAAGCAGAAGTGA
- a CDS encoding Rrf2 family transcriptional regulator, which yields MHVSAKTEYACIAMLELAASFTAGEPVQVRRIAKSHGIPSRFLVQILLQLKNAGLVSSTRGAAGGYRLARNPSDISMLDVMEAIEGGDTSLTSNTSTPSAAAKTLIETWSIAADRQREVLRATNFAELAERASGETQDMYYI from the coding sequence ATGCACGTGTCTGCCAAGACTGAGTATGCTTGTATTGCGATGCTGGAACTGGCCGCCAGTTTTACCGCTGGCGAACCCGTCCAGGTCCGTCGCATCGCCAAGTCACACGGCATTCCCTCGCGCTTTCTTGTTCAGATTCTTTTGCAATTAAAAAATGCGGGACTCGTATCCAGTACACGAGGTGCCGCTGGCGGTTATCGTCTTGCTCGGAATCCGTCCGACATCAGCATGCTGGATGTCATGGAGGCGATCGAAGGTGGAGACACAAGCTTGACCAGCAACACGTCGACCCCCTCGGCAGCAGCCAAAACCCTGATTGAAACTTGGTCCATTGCAGCGGATCGCCAGCGAGAAGTCTTGCGGGCTACGAATTTTGCCGAACTGGCCGAACGGGCCAGTGGTGAAACACAAGACATGTACTACATCTGA
- the ilvC gene encoding ketol-acid reductoisomerase, which translates to MPAKIYYEKDADLARLKGKTIAILGYGSQGHAQAQNLRDSGCTVIIGQRPGGPNYDLAVSHGFEPMSAAEASKQADIINVLLPDEVQGDVFKDQIEANLEPGNVLMCSHGFNIHFEQIVPPKGVDALLVAPKGPGHLVRSEFEKGGGVPCLIALGDGASDETRQIGLAYAKGIGGTRAGVIETTIAEETETDLFGEQVVLCGGVSELVKAGFETLVEAGYQPEMAYFECLHELKLIVDLFYQGGLSYMRYSVSNTAEYGDYTRGPRIVTEETRAEMKKILNEIQTGKFARDWILENKAGAASFKAVRRRDRTLELETVGRDLRRLMTWIDAKEVS; encoded by the coding sequence ATGCCGGCCAAAATTTATTACGAAAAAGACGCCGATTTGGCGCGCCTTAAAGGGAAGACGATTGCCATTCTGGGATACGGATCCCAAGGGCACGCACAAGCGCAAAACCTGCGTGACAGCGGCTGCACCGTGATCATCGGTCAGCGTCCGGGTGGTCCGAACTATGACTTGGCTGTCAGTCATGGCTTTGAACCGATGTCGGCGGCTGAAGCATCCAAGCAAGCTGACATTATCAACGTCCTGCTGCCTGATGAAGTTCAGGGAGATGTTTTCAAGGATCAAATCGAGGCCAACTTGGAGCCCGGCAATGTGCTGATGTGTTCACACGGCTTCAACATTCATTTCGAGCAGATTGTGCCTCCCAAGGGGGTCGACGCCCTGCTCGTCGCTCCGAAAGGTCCTGGCCATCTGGTTCGATCCGAGTTTGAAAAAGGCGGGGGGGTGCCCTGTTTGATCGCACTCGGCGATGGTGCGAGTGATGAAACGCGACAAATTGGCCTCGCCTATGCGAAAGGTATCGGTGGAACCCGTGCGGGCGTGATCGAAACGACTATCGCCGAAGAAACCGAAACGGATCTGTTCGGTGAGCAAGTGGTCCTTTGTGGTGGCGTGAGCGAACTCGTAAAGGCTGGATTCGAAACCCTGGTCGAAGCCGGTTATCAGCCTGAAATGGCTTATTTTGAGTGCTTGCATGAATTGAAACTGATTGTCGACCTTTTTTATCAAGGCGGACTCAGCTACATGCGCTATAGTGTCTCAAATACTGCCGAGTACGGTGACTACACACGGGGTCCTCGCATCGTGACGGAAGAAACCCGGGCCGAGATGAAAAAGATCCTCAACGAAATTCAGACAGGCAAGTTCGCACGTGACTGGATCCTGGAAAACAAGGCGGGTGCTGCTTCGTTCAAGGCCGTGCGTCGCCGGGATCGAACGCTTGAGTTGGAGACCGTGGGTCGAGATTTACGCCGTCTGATGACTTGGATTGATGCAAAGGAAGTGTCTTAA
- the ilvB gene encoding biosynthetic-type acetolactate synthase large subunit, giving the protein MATTGKSTNAQVLTGADILVKSLVDNGVDTLFAYPGGASMPLHQALTRYADRLRTILPRHEQGGAFAAQGFARSTGRVGVVMATSGPGATNLVTAIADAKLDSIPMVAITGQVPTHVIGKDAFQETPLVEVCRGITKHHYLVTDVNDLPRVMKEAFHVATTGRPGPVLVDIPKDVQTTQCDPDWDAEMNLPGYRVLQRSARPEQIKQMAAAIKLAKRPVIYAGGGVISADASNELRELVEKTGIPTTLTVMGLGALPATDDRFLGMLGMHGTVYSNVAVSEADLLIALGVRFDDRVTGKLEAFAEHAKIIHVDVDASEINKNKEAHLPIVADVKQVLTELNQIVEPPEDISAWVRQCQQWKQADPLTYDKNSDGILQQHAIDMLSDLTGDLDTYITVGVGQHQMWAAQFYKFNRPRRWHSSSGLGTMGFGLPAAMGVQAAHPDALVIDIDGDGSFQMNIQELATCYCENLPVKVLLLNNQHLGMVVQWEDRFMDGNRAHTYLGPIHHPEATGQGSGGFVEDRYPDFVQIAKGYGCGAATVAEKSDLQAALEEMIHYDGPFVLDVQVPYQSQVLPMIPSGMTVNDIIKE; this is encoded by the coding sequence GTGGCCACCACTGGAAAGTCAACCAACGCTCAAGTTTTGACCGGCGCCGACATCCTTGTGAAATCGCTCGTCGACAATGGCGTTGATACCCTGTTCGCCTATCCTGGAGGTGCAAGTATGCCCCTGCACCAGGCACTGACGCGATATGCGGATCGGCTGCGAACAATCCTGCCTCGACATGAACAGGGTGGTGCATTTGCTGCACAAGGTTTCGCTCGCTCGACTGGACGCGTGGGTGTGGTGATGGCAACCAGTGGTCCAGGAGCAACCAATCTTGTCACCGCGATCGCCGACGCAAAACTGGACAGCATCCCAATGGTCGCTATCACTGGGCAGGTTCCCACGCATGTGATCGGGAAAGATGCTTTTCAAGAAACGCCGCTGGTCGAAGTCTGTCGCGGCATTACGAAACACCACTATTTGGTCACCGACGTCAATGATTTACCACGCGTGATGAAGGAAGCTTTTCACGTCGCCACAACTGGACGTCCAGGTCCTGTGTTGGTCGATATTCCCAAGGATGTTCAGACTACTCAATGTGATCCTGACTGGGATGCTGAAATGAATCTGCCTGGCTATCGTGTGCTGCAACGAAGCGCACGCCCCGAGCAGATCAAGCAAATGGCGGCAGCGATCAAATTGGCGAAACGACCGGTCATCTATGCCGGGGGAGGCGTAATATCGGCCGATGCGAGTAATGAGTTACGAGAACTAGTCGAGAAAACGGGCATCCCCACAACGTTGACGGTGATGGGACTGGGGGCGCTGCCCGCGACGGACGATCGTTTCTTGGGCATGCTGGGGATGCACGGTACCGTTTATTCTAACGTGGCCGTTTCCGAGGCGGATCTATTGATTGCGCTCGGCGTTCGGTTTGATGATCGCGTGACCGGTAAGTTAGAAGCGTTCGCCGAACACGCCAAAATCATTCATGTCGACGTCGACGCTTCTGAAATCAACAAAAATAAGGAAGCTCATCTGCCAATCGTCGCGGACGTGAAGCAGGTGTTGACCGAATTGAACCAGATCGTTGAGCCACCCGAAGATATTTCCGCCTGGGTGCGGCAGTGCCAGCAATGGAAGCAAGCGGATCCGCTCACCTACGACAAGAATTCTGATGGAATCCTGCAGCAGCATGCCATCGACATGCTTTCGGATCTGACGGGTGATCTAGACACCTATATCACAGTGGGGGTCGGGCAGCATCAAATGTGGGCGGCCCAATTCTACAAGTTCAATCGTCCTCGACGTTGGCATTCCAGTTCTGGGTTGGGAACCATGGGCTTTGGTTTGCCCGCGGCCATGGGGGTCCAGGCCGCTCATCCAGATGCCTTGGTGATTGACATCGACGGCGATGGCAGTTTCCAGATGAACATTCAAGAATTGGCTACCTGCTACTGTGAAAACCTACCTGTCAAAGTGCTCCTGCTCAATAACCAGCATCTCGGGATGGTCGTCCAATGGGAGGACCGATTCATGGATGGTAACCGAGCACATACTTATTTGGGCCCGATCCATCATCCGGAAGCGACGGGGCAAGGATCGGGTGGGTTTGTCGAAGACCGATATCCCGACTTCGTTCAGATCGCCAAGGGTTACGGTTGCGGAGCTGCAACAGTCGCCGAGAAATCCGATTTGCAGGCCGCTCTCGAGGAAATGATTCACTATGACGGTCCCTTCGTTTTGGACGTACAGGTGCCCTATCAGTCGCAAGTGTTGCCGATGATCCCGTCTGGAATGACCGTCAACGACATCATCAAAGAATGA
- a CDS encoding thiamine pyrophosphate-binding protein: MIQNSNHTGVGLSIGQYLIQRLQDYGIGDVFGIPGDYVLAFYSQLETSDLNVVGCTREDCAGFAADAYARVHGMGALCITYCVGGFSVCNSIAGAFAEKSPVVVITGSPGIHERSSNPLLHHMVRDFDTQMNVFERLCVAGADLSDPVTAFREIDRVLDACARFKRPVYLELPRDMVDVVPQISHSFSKPEIESDSDALGEAIEESRRLLESSKRPMILAGVEMHRFGLQEELLAFAEATQIPIAATILGKSVIRETHPLYVGLYEGAMGRQGVTEFVESSDCLLLLGTFMTDINLGIFTANINPGNCIYATSEQLRIHHHHYHQVQLKDFLGRLIDVPPTVTRREIPTLLVNHLPEPFVSIADAEITVSRLFDRLNQQIDEQTIVIADIGDSLFAASELVIRGRTEFLSPAYYTSMGFAVPAALGAQVARPRSRVVVVCGDGAFQMTGQELSTLIRHQFDPLIIVLDNKGYGTERRIHQGPWKFNDIQPWDYHRLPEVYGGGQGYVVRTEGEFDSALKSAWNDRSGPSLLQVHLQTDDHSAALHRLAEKLADRV; the protein is encoded by the coding sequence ATGATTCAGAATTCAAATCATACCGGCGTGGGACTTTCGATTGGACAATACCTGATTCAACGACTGCAGGACTACGGCATCGGCGATGTGTTTGGCATCCCGGGCGACTACGTGTTAGCCTTCTATTCGCAGTTGGAAACCAGTGATTTGAACGTTGTGGGTTGTACGCGAGAAGATTGCGCTGGATTTGCCGCAGATGCGTATGCGCGAGTTCATGGAATGGGTGCGTTGTGTATCACCTATTGTGTGGGTGGTTTCAGCGTCTGTAACTCGATCGCGGGCGCTTTCGCCGAAAAATCGCCAGTGGTTGTGATTACGGGTTCTCCCGGCATCCACGAGCGCTCCAGCAACCCGCTCCTGCATCATATGGTCCGCGATTTTGACACTCAGATGAACGTCTTCGAGCGGCTTTGTGTTGCAGGTGCCGACTTATCGGATCCCGTGACCGCTTTTCGTGAGATTGATCGGGTGCTCGACGCCTGTGCCCGATTCAAGAGACCCGTCTACCTGGAATTGCCACGCGACATGGTTGATGTTGTACCGCAGATCAGCCATTCGTTTTCCAAGCCAGAAATCGAAAGTGATTCCGACGCATTGGGTGAAGCCATAGAAGAGTCTCGCCGTTTGCTAGAATCCAGCAAACGTCCGATGATTCTTGCGGGCGTTGAGATGCATCGGTTCGGCCTGCAGGAAGAACTGTTGGCCTTTGCTGAGGCGACTCAAATTCCGATTGCTGCCACCATTCTTGGTAAGAGCGTCATCCGTGAAACGCATCCCTTGTACGTAGGTCTCTACGAGGGGGCGATGGGTAGGCAAGGCGTCACCGAATTTGTTGAGTCGAGCGATTGTTTGTTGTTGTTGGGTACCTTCATGACTGATATCAATCTGGGCATTTTTACGGCTAATATCAATCCTGGTAATTGTATTTATGCGACGAGTGAACAGTTGAGAATTCATCATCACCACTATCACCAGGTTCAACTAAAAGACTTTCTCGGCCGATTAATAGACGTTCCGCCCACCGTGACCCGCCGTGAGATTCCGACGTTGCTTGTCAATCATCTGCCCGAGCCATTTGTGTCGATTGCGGATGCTGAAATCACTGTCTCTCGTCTGTTCGATCGACTCAACCAACAAATTGATGAACAAACCATTGTGATTGCTGATATCGGTGATTCACTTTTTGCGGCAAGTGAATTGGTGATCCGTGGTCGTACGGAGTTTCTCAGTCCCGCCTATTACACGTCTATGGGTTTTGCCGTCCCGGCAGCACTCGGTGCGCAAGTCGCCCGTCCACGGTCCCGCGTGGTGGTGGTTTGTGGCGATGGAGCTTTTCAGATGACGGGACAAGAATTGTCGACACTCATTCGACATCAGTTCGATCCACTCATCATTGTGTTGGACAACAAGGGCTACGGCACCGAACGGCGGATTCACCAAGGGCCATGGAAATTCAACGATATTCAACCATGGGACTATCACCGATTGCCGGAAGTTTATGGAGGAGGCCAGGGGTATGTGGTGCGGACAGAAGGCGAATTTGATTCGGCTTTGAAATCGGCCTGGAACGATCGATCCGGACCGAGTCTGTTGCAGGTTCATCTGCAGACCGATGATCATAGTGCGGCACTTCATCGGCTTGCTGAAAAATTGGCTGACCGAGTTTGA